A segment of the Gemmatimonadales bacterium genome:
AATGCACCGCGACGTTCCGCAGCGGACCGAACGTCCACCCCGTGTCGTCGTAGGGCGGTGGATCACTGGCGCGGTAGGTCTGGATGCCCAGCAGGTTTCCCGCGAGGGGACCGTACGGCTGGTCCATTCGCACCAGGTAGTCACCCTCGGCGACCGTGACGCCGCCCGCGGTGAACCCCCTTGTGGCGCGGTGTACCTCGACGCCCTGCAGGCGCAACAGGTTCACCATCTCCGCCGCCTCCACGCGTCGAGGCTGAACCGCGGGAACATGCCAAAGGTTGGGAGATCCGGAGCGGCCGCGCTCGACCGCGCGCCGCGACTTGATCCAGAAGTTCTCCAGGAACCGCTGAGCATTGTCCGCGACGTAGCTCTCGGCGAGCAATACGCCGGACTGCTGGTAGTTGATGTTGTTGCGGATGCACCAGCGCACGCCGTCCAGCGGCGGGTTGGGCCGGAACCACTCGATGGAGCGCTGGCGCTCGGCGATGCGGGCCGTGTCGCACTCAGCGCCGAAGGACGTGTACGTTTCGTAGAAGCGCCCGACCGCGTTCCGCATCTGGGCGATGAACATCATGTAGTTGGGCGACCACCCGTCGTAGAAATCGTGGGTCCAGACGCCCGGTAGCCCGCGCTTGGTGAGTTCGGTGATCTCGTGGAACGCGAGCGAGTTCCACTCGCCTATCTGGATGGGGTCTATGGCGCGATTGTACGGACCCGTGCCGGTGGACGTGTAGAGGAACGGCAAGGACTCGTGAAGGTCGTGCAGCACGGTCGGGTGCCAGTAGAAGAATTGCGCGAGCATGTTGCGGGTGAGGACCTGCGATAGCACCATGCCGTCGCGGTTGTTGTCGTGCGCCGTGTACCTGCCCCAGTAAACCAAGGGAGGGCGCACGCCGCTGTGCCGCCGTCCGTAGTTATAGACGTCCACCATTCGATCGCGACCGTCCACCTCCTGGACCGGCGTGATGAGCGTGACCACGCGCTCGCGAATTCCGCGGATGAGCGGAGTGTCCTCCACCACCAGACGATAGGCCAGCTCCATCAGCATCTCGGGCGAACCGGTCTCGGGCGAATGGATGGACCCGGTGAGGTGGTAGACGGGCTTGCCCTGGGCGATCAGGCCGCGGGCGTCCGGCTCCGTGAGGCCGCGAGGATCCGCCAGACGCCGCGTGATGTCGCGGTAGCGGTCCAGATCCGCGATGGTGGCGG
Coding sequences within it:
- a CDS encoding M14 family zinc carboxypeptidase, coding for MRPIAVLVSALCAPLAAGMLLAQQPLDTAYTRQIRALTSQPRFNTELTDHLPDDPRVPSPLDVLGYVPGTIGRLGYVAQINRYFRALAAASPRVRIFDAGLSDERREMITVAIADSATIADLDRYRDITRRLADPRGLTEPDARGLIAQGKPVYHLTGSIHSPETGSPEMLMELAYRLVVEDTPLIRGIRERVVTLITPVQEVDGRDRMVDVYNYGRRHSGVRPPLVYWGRYTAHDNNRDGMVLSQVLTRNMLAQFFYWHPTVLHDLHESLPFLYTSTGTGPYNRAIDPIQIGEWNSLAFHEITELTKRGLPGVWTHDFYDGWSPNYMMFIAQMRNAVGRFYETYTSFGAECDTARIAERQRSIEWFRPNPPLDGVRWCIRNNINYQQSGVLLAESYVADNAQRFLENFWIKSRRAVERGRSGSPNLWHVPAVQPRRVEAAEMVNLLRLQGVEVHRATRGFTAGGVTVAEGDYLVRMDQPYGPLAGNLLGIQTYRASDPPPYDDTGWTFGPLRNVAVHSVSDTTALAQPMTLIAEDVVPRGAVTGDAGRGGAVLVPAT